A single window of Rhizobium sp. SL42 DNA harbors:
- the tilS gene encoding tRNA lysidine(34) synthetase TilS → MLTASSPDDAARRFLESLSKPSHLLIAVSGGSDSTGLLIALKRAIAIHGFPHRLTAATVDHALRPTSAAEAIWVSELCANLGIAHHTRRWNADKPRTGIPAAAREARYRLLSDIARQCDADAIVTGHTRDDQLETVAMRAARANDENLGLAGMAPAALFDRRIWILRPFLDTKRETIRDSLRQIGQSWIDDPSNADRTYERVRMRQDNVDDDVNQETGQRRQALSRATADWLDHHATLISGCVIRLDPHALLSKPEILRHGLATLAAVLGGKPHRPGAQATDKLMGLVTGKDSGSLTLSGCLVVRRKDAVYMLREKRGLLPLPLPSDATIIWDGRFEISNCTARIFRVEPAAVSLVPPDLPGLVKAAMSGIALEIREIDGQLVPQGGDVEWRPYLPLFDLFLPGFDVALADSIAAILGRGPTLSCPI, encoded by the coding sequence GTGCTGACCGCCAGTTCTCCTGACGATGCCGCCCGGCGCTTCCTCGAATCTCTTTCAAAGCCATCTCACCTGCTGATTGCCGTTTCCGGCGGCAGCGATTCGACTGGCCTGCTGATCGCCCTGAAGCGCGCGATCGCAATCCATGGCTTCCCCCACAGGCTGACGGCGGCGACCGTCGATCATGCGTTGCGCCCAACATCGGCCGCCGAAGCAATCTGGGTGTCCGAACTCTGCGCGAACCTCGGAATCGCCCACCACACCCGCCGCTGGAACGCCGACAAGCCCAGGACGGGCATTCCCGCAGCCGCTCGCGAGGCGCGCTACAGACTGCTCTCCGACATCGCCCGGCAATGCGACGCCGATGCAATCGTCACCGGCCACACGCGCGACGACCAGCTCGAAACGGTGGCCATGCGGGCAGCCCGGGCGAATGATGAAAATCTCGGCCTTGCCGGCATGGCTCCTGCGGCGCTTTTTGATCGCCGTATATGGATCCTACGTCCTTTCCTCGACACCAAACGCGAGACGATCCGCGACAGTCTTCGCCAGATCGGACAATCCTGGATCGATGATCCGAGCAATGCCGACCGGACTTATGAGCGGGTGCGCATGCGCCAGGACAATGTCGACGACGACGTCAACCAAGAGACCGGCCAGCGCCGCCAGGCCTTGTCGCGAGCGACTGCGGACTGGCTGGACCATCATGCAACATTGATCAGTGGCTGCGTCATCAGACTTGATCCACACGCTTTGCTTTCCAAGCCGGAGATCCTGCGCCATGGCCTGGCAACCCTTGCCGCCGTGCTCGGTGGAAAGCCGCACCGTCCGGGTGCACAGGCGACAGACAAATTGATGGGGCTTGTCACAGGAAAAGACAGTGGATCGCTGACACTGTCCGGCTGCCTTGTCGTCCGGCGCAAGGATGCCGTTTACATGTTGCGCGAGAAGCGCGGTCTTTTGCCGCTGCCTCTCCCCTCCGATGCGACGATCATCTGGGATGGGCGTTTCGAGATCAGCAATTGCACCGCGCGCATTTTTCGTGTCGAGCCGGCTGCCGTATCACTCGTTCCACCTGATCTGCCCGGCCTGGTAAAAGCCGCCATGAGCGGAATCGCGCTGGAAATCCGCGAGATTGACGGGCAACTGGTCCCACAGGGCGGCGATGTCGAATGGCGTCCCTACCTGCCGCTCTTCGATCTCTTCCTGCCGGGTTTCGATGTAGCGCTTGCCGACAGCATCGCCGCGATCCTCGGCCGTGGCCCAACCTTGTCCTGCCCTATTTAA
- the ftsH gene encoding ATP-dependent zinc metalloprotease FtsH: MNPNFRNFALWAIIALLLIALFSMFQTSPSQSSSREIPYSQFLSEVDSGRVRDVTVTGNRVLGTYAENGTAFQTYAPVIDDNLLEKLQSKNVMIVARPETDGSSGFLSYIGTLLPMLLILGVWLFFMRQMQGGGRGGAMGFGKSKAKLLTEAHGRVTFDDVAGVDEAKQDLEEIVEFLRDPQKFQRLGGKIPRGVLLVGPPGTGKTLLARSVAGEANVPFFTISGSDFVEMFVGVGASRVRDMFEQAKKNAPCIIFIDEIDAVGRHRGAGLGGGNDEREQTLNQLLVEMDGFEANEGVILIAATNRPDVLDPALLRPGRFDRQVVVPNPDIVGRERILKVHARNVPLAPNVDLKVLARGTPGFSGADLMNLVNEAALMAARRNKRVVTMAEFEDAKDKIMMGAERRSSAMTEAEKKLTAYHEAGHAITALHVAVADPLHKATIIPRGRALGMVMQLPEGDRYSMSYKWMVSRLCIMMGGRVAEELTFGKENITSGASSDIEQATKLARAMVTQWGFSDVLGQVAYGENQQEVFLGHSVSQSKNVSESTAQKIDTEVRRLIDEAYAQARSILTEKHDEFVAIAEGLLEYETLSGDEIKSLIKGHKPTRDSGEDGPARGSAVPSTGKKDLPKGGEPESGLEPQPH, encoded by the coding sequence ATGAACCCAAATTTTCGGAATTTCGCGCTGTGGGCGATCATCGCCCTCTTGCTGATCGCACTGTTCAGCATGTTCCAGACGTCGCCGTCTCAATCCAGCTCGCGCGAGATACCCTATTCGCAGTTCCTCAGCGAAGTGGACTCTGGCCGCGTGCGTGACGTGACTGTCACCGGCAATCGCGTTCTCGGCACCTATGCCGAAAACGGCACAGCCTTCCAGACCTATGCGCCTGTCATCGACGACAACCTGCTCGAGAAGCTGCAATCGAAGAATGTCATGATCGTAGCCCGCCCGGAAACGGATGGTTCGTCGGGCTTCCTCAGCTATATCGGCACGCTTCTCCCCATGCTGCTGATCCTCGGCGTCTGGCTGTTTTTCATGCGCCAGATGCAGGGTGGCGGTCGCGGCGGCGCCATGGGCTTCGGCAAGTCCAAGGCCAAGCTCCTGACCGAAGCGCATGGCCGCGTGACGTTTGACGATGTTGCAGGCGTGGACGAAGCCAAGCAGGACCTCGAGGAAATCGTCGAATTCCTGCGCGACCCGCAGAAGTTCCAGCGTCTCGGCGGCAAGATCCCGCGCGGCGTTTTGCTCGTCGGCCCTCCGGGCACGGGTAAGACCCTGCTCGCCCGCTCGGTCGCCGGTGAAGCCAACGTGCCCTTCTTCACGATCTCGGGTTCGGACTTTGTCGAAATGTTCGTCGGCGTCGGTGCATCCCGTGTCCGCGACATGTTCGAGCAGGCCAAGAAGAATGCGCCTTGCATCATCTTCATCGATGAAATCGACGCCGTCGGTCGCCATCGTGGCGCCGGTCTTGGCGGCGGCAACGACGAGCGCGAGCAGACGCTGAACCAGTTGCTGGTCGAGATGGACGGCTTCGAAGCAAACGAGGGTGTTATCCTGATTGCAGCCACCAACCGTCCTGACGTCCTGGACCCTGCCCTTCTGCGTCCGGGCCGTTTCGACCGTCAGGTGGTCGTGCCCAATCCGGATATCGTCGGTCGTGAGCGCATCCTCAAGGTTCACGCCCGCAACGTTCCGCTGGCGCCGAATGTCGACCTCAAGGTTTTGGCCCGCGGCACGCCCGGCTTCTCCGGTGCGGATCTGATGAACCTCGTCAACGAAGCCGCGCTGATGGCTGCACGCCGCAACAAGCGTGTCGTCACGATGGCCGAGTTCGAAGACGCCAAGGACAAGATCATGATGGGCGCCGAACGTCGCTCGTCCGCCATGACCGAAGCCGAGAAGAAGTTGACGGCCTATCACGAAGCCGGCCACGCGATCACGGCTCTTCATGTCGCGGTTGCCGATCCCCTGCACAAGGCGACGATCATTCCGCGTGGCCGCGCGCTCGGCATGGTCATGCAGCTCCCCGAAGGCGACCGCTATTCGATGAGCTACAAGTGGATGGTGTCCCGCCTCTGCATCATGATGGGCGGCCGCGTTGCCGAAGAGCTGACCTTCGGCAAGGAGAACATTACCTCCGGCGCGTCCTCCGACATCGAGCAGGCCACCAAGCTTGCCCGTGCCATGGTCACCCAGTGGGGCTTCTCCGACGTGCTCGGCCAGGTCGCCTATGGTGAGAACCAGCAGGAGGTCTTCCTCGGCCACTCGGTTTCGCAATCGAAGAACGTCTCGGAATCGACCGCCCAGAAGATCGATACCGAAGTGCGCCGCCTGATTGACGAGGCCTATGCCCAGGCCCGCAGCATCCTGACGGAAAAGCACGACGAGTTCGTCGCGATCGCCGAAGGCCTGCTCGAATACGAGACCCTGTCCGGCGACGAGATCAAGTCGCTGATCAAGGGGCACAAGCCGACTCGCGACAGCGGCGAGGATGGCCCGGCTCGCGGCTCCGCCGTTCCCTCGACCGGCAAGAAGGACCTGCCCAAGGGCGGTGAGCCTGAAAGTGGGCTGGAACCACAGCCACACTGA